From a region of the Bradyrhizobium manausense genome:
- a CDS encoding sensor domain-containing diguanylate cyclase: MREDHATSTLPDEVRVRLYDQALNAARIGAWECELETERLSWTQGVYDIFGYPAGNPLRRANIVDLYIDESRRSMELARAEVIRTGCPVTLDTEIRTWRGEKRWMRLSINAVREGGRPLRIFGSKQDITSDRQAIENLRQQAETDPLTGLANRSVFQAGYREVINDSLNHGFASALVLIDLDGFKELNDTFGHLAGDACLCEVAQRLRRAFHNAGLVGRLGGDEFAIILRAPTDPARIARVLQQTVKMLSRPLFWNGLRLEVSASIGAALVGRPHRRRIVELFAEADIALYDAKAAGRNRVHLIGDEKRNLAA; encoded by the coding sequence ATGAGAGAAGACCATGCTACCTCGACTTTGCCGGATGAGGTTCGCGTACGACTCTATGATCAGGCCCTCAATGCCGCCCGCATCGGCGCCTGGGAGTGTGAACTCGAGACGGAGCGCCTGAGCTGGACTCAAGGCGTCTACGACATCTTCGGCTATCCAGCGGGCAACCCGCTGCGGCGCGCCAACATCGTCGATCTCTACATCGACGAATCCCGGCGCAGCATGGAACTCGCACGCGCCGAGGTCATCCGGACCGGTTGCCCTGTTACGCTCGACACCGAGATCAGAACCTGGCGCGGCGAAAAGCGCTGGATGCGCCTCTCGATCAACGCAGTGCGAGAGGGCGGACGACCGCTGCGGATCTTCGGCTCCAAGCAGGACATCACTTCCGACCGGCAAGCAATAGAGAACCTGCGGCAGCAAGCCGAGACCGATCCATTGACGGGGCTGGCCAATCGTTCCGTTTTTCAGGCCGGCTATCGCGAGGTGATCAACGACAGCCTGAATCATGGCTTCGCGTCGGCGCTCGTTCTGATCGATCTCGACGGCTTCAAGGAGCTCAACGATACGTTCGGCCATCTGGCTGGCGACGCATGCCTGTGCGAGGTCGCGCAGCGTTTGCGGCGGGCGTTCCACAATGCCGGCCTGGTCGGCCGGCTCGGTGGCGACGAATTCGCGATTATCCTGCGCGCGCCGACGGACCCTGCGCGGATCGCACGCGTGCTGCAGCAGACCGTCAAGATGTTGAGCCGCCCGCTGTTCTGGAACGGTCTTCGCCTCGAAGTCAGCGCCTCGATCGGAGCCGCCCTGGTTGGCCGCCCGCATCGCCGGCGGATCGTCGAATTGTTCGCGGAGGCCGATATTGCGCTCTATGACGCAAAGGCCGCCGGCCGCAACCGGGTCCATCTGATCGGGGATGAAAAGCGCAACCTGGCAGCCTAG